The genomic interval TACAGGGACACCTGCGCGTAGGTATTATTCCAACACTGGCGCCCTACCTCCTGCCCCGTATCCTGACGGGTTTCATGAAGAAATACCCAAAGGTGAAACTGGAGATATGGGAATACCCAACGGAACAGATCATACAGCAGCTAAAGCAGGAGCAGCTGGACTGTGGCCTGCTGGCAACACCACTGCATAATCCTAACCTGGAAGAACAACCGTTGTTCTACGAGTCTTTTGTAGTATATGCAGCAAAGACCAATAGCCTGTTTGAAAAGAAATATATTAAACCGGAAGATATTGACGTGAGGGAAGTATGGCTGCTGAACGAAGGACATTGCATGCGTAACCAGGTGCTGAATATTTGTCGCGATAAATTTACAATGGGCGAATATAAGAACCTGGAATATAACACGGGCAGTGTAGAGACATTGAAAAGAATGGTAGACCTGAATGCGGGATATACTATTTTACCGGAACTCTCCCTCCAGGAAATGTCTGCGAGACAGATGAATATGGTGCGCTATTTCAAGGCGCCGGAGCCGGTAAGGGAGATCAGTATAGTAACACACAGGTTCTTTATCAAACAGGCCTTAATTGCCGCCTTTAAGAAGGAAATACTGGCACATGTACCAGAGAAGATGAAGGTCCAGAAAAATAAAAAGGTGGTAGACATCACAGTGGACAAATAACCCATTGAGTAAACTATAAAAGAAAAAGCATCCGTTTATAGCGGATGCTTTTTCTTTTGATATAAGCTATCTGATTATTTCTTGATAGGCGTATAGTACTTCATAGCCTCAGGCATGAGCTTCTGCAGTTCTGATACACGACGCTCATCGCTGGGGTGCGTACTCACCAGTTCCGGTGGTTTGTTGCCGCCACCTGCTGATGCCATACGCTGCCAGAAAGGAATCGCCTCCTGAGGATTATAACCGGCCATCGCCATGAAAATAACACCCAGGTGATCCGCTTCCAGCTCATTCTTACGGGAGTATGCCAGCATACCGAGGTTGCCGCCTACACCGAACGACTGCAGGAAGATATTCTGCGCCTGCGGATTACGGTTAAGCGCTACAGAACCAGCTACCTGGATCCCCTGTGCTACTACCTGCTGACTCATACGCTCGTTACCATGACGGGCAATAGCATGGGCAATTTCATGCCCCATTACGCATGCCAGCGCTGTCTCGTTCTGGGTTACAGGCAATAGACCGGTATACACCACAACTTTACCACCCGGCATACACCAGGCATTCACTTCTTTACTATCTACCAGGTTAAACTCCCATTTATAATTCGCTACCTCGTTCCCCAGGTTGTTCTGGGTCATATACTTGGTAACTGCAGAAGCAATACGTTGCCCCACCCTTTTTACCATTTCAGCATCCTTGCTGGTTGTAGCGGCAATCGTTTTGTTCTGGGAAAGAAAACTCTGATACTCCTGCAGCGCCATGGATTGCATAGTGCTTTCAGGGATCAGGTTCAACTGGCTACGGCCAGTGATAGGTACTTTTGCGCAAGCTGTGATAAGCGCCAGACCAGTACCGATAAGAAGAAGTTTCTTTTGCATCTGAAATTTGTTTTTGACAGGTATTACCCCGTCCGAAAAGTGCTACTACAGTTGTTTAAAACAACTTTGATCGTCACACCATAAAGCATTTGAACACCCTATAACGCGACAATCAAAATCCGAGGAAAATTAAACATTTATATCATTCAGTACAATAGATATGCCAGAATGGATACGGCATACCTGGTAGCAGCGCAGATTATTTTTTGTCCCTCCTGTTTTTAAATAGGGGTACCTTGCTCTCATTACCGTTTATAAGACGGAAGATGTTCTTCTGATGCGTCAATACCACCATCAGTGCAACAGCAATAGCAAAAATGCGATAGAATACTTCAGGTTCATTGAAAATGTAGAGGATCAGGATCGGAAATGCGATGCTGGCTGAAATGGAGCTCAGCGATACATACCTGGTCAGCGAAAGGCTCAGCAGGAATACGCCTACACAGCAGATAGCCACCAATGGCTGGATGGCCAGCACCAGGCCGAACAGGGTAGCAATACCTTTACCGCCACGGAAATTTGCCCAGATAGGGAAAATGTGACCTATTACAGCAGCGAGGCCCAGACCGATCTGGAAGTTCACCAGTTGTGTTGTTACCTCCTGCAGATGTTCAGGGTTCTGATAGTAGCCCACCAGGTAAGCCAGACGTACGGCCATTACTCCTTTGAGCATATCCACCAACATCACAAAAGAACCTGCCTTTGGGCCTAATACACGGAAAGTATTGGTAGCACCGGCATTGCCGCTGCCATATTCCCGGATATCCATTCCAAAAACACCTTTACTTACCCACACCGCAGTAGGTACGGATCCAATCAGATAAGCACAAAATAGTAACAATAATTCTGTCATACAACAAGTTAGGTTTTGCTAAGATAGTAAATTCGTTCGTTAAAATTAAGAAAACATTAAGAATTTCGTTAACACGAAAATTGTATAGTTTTCAGATTAATATTAACTAATTTATCTAGACCAAGCACAACTATCTTGCTAATAATTTCATAGCCAGCCAATTATCCTTCTCCAGCTGGGCCTCCAGCACCAGTGCGTTCCTCCTGGCTGCCTCCAGGATCGCAGTCTCATCCTCTTTTAAAATCCCGCTCAGCAGTAAAATACCATCCCTTACGAGTATACGGCGCATGTCTCCCATAAACTCAAGTAAAATATTACGATTGATATTAGCCAGCACTACATTATAACTGCTCCGGATACTCTTCAGGCTGTCCGCCTGCCATACCTTTACCGGCAACGCATTATTATTGGCGATGTTCTCTTTCGTATTTTCTACCGACCAGGTGTCAATATCAATCGCATCCACTACAGCGGCCCCCATCTTATAAGCGAGAATAGCCAATATGCCCGTGCCGGTACCAAAGTCAAACACATTCTTTCCCACAAAATCAATGCCTTCCATCAGCTTAATAACGGAATAAGTAGTAGCATGATGGCCGGTTCCAAACGACATCTTCGGAGTGATCAGTATCTCATGCTGCGGCGCGGGAACGAAAGGGGGATGGAAAGAAGCCCTGATGCCGCAGAAATTATCCACAAGTACAGGTTGAAAATTACTCTCCCATACTGCATTCCAGTTAGTCTGCTCAATACGTTCCTGCGTATACGTCATACCAAAACCAGCTGTCAGCTCATTCGTTTCTGCTGCATTGAAATCCTCTTCAGGAATGTAAGCAACGAGAACATTACCGGGTTGTTCTTCAAACCCCTCAAAACCTTTCTCTGACAACACTGCTACCAGAATGTCTTTTGTATCATCGGTACAGGTCAGGGTAATTGCTATATGTGCCATAGCAACAAAGATATAGAAACTAAATGCATGATATATAACGCGTACGTGTCAGAACTGCGCCCAGACCTGTTATTGTAATGTTAATAACTAATGTGGCAACTGATAAATGCATAAAATTATTTTATTATATTTGCAATATCTTTAATTGAAAACCATATTTAATGAGAACCTTATTATTAACAGTGACCATGCTGGTAACAGCCCTCGCCAGCCATGCCCAGGAGATCGTCAAATTGTACCCGGACGATACCATGAAAGATTCAATCGTCTATAAGAATGGCACCAGCATCCTGGTTATCAATCGTGTAGATCTGGTGAACTACATGAAGGGACTGGACACCGTATTACAAAAGACCTGCTACAGCGATAACAGGGCTTTCCATAATGTACAGTTCAGCCATCTGACTGCACAGGAAATCGAATCTCACTTCACCTCCGCACTTGCTTTTCTGGGCGATTCCACACACACCAACCTGGAATACAGCACAGACAAATTTGTTCAGTTCTGGACAGAAGGTGAGAACATTCTCCTTCCTTATATAGAAGATATGTTATCCAGCCTGCTGACAGACGGAAGGATCAAAGTGATCGACAAAAGCACGCAAAAGTCTGTACCACAGTACACAATTTTCTGGGAAGACATCGCCGGTCAGCCATTCAAGATCTATAAATTACCTTCCGGTAAGATCATCTTCAGAGAAAGTAATCACTACATAGAGCAGTTCGCAGGAAGCGGCGCTGCCAGATAAAAAATAAAGTAAATTCATCAACGGATAGATAGTCGATAGTCAACAGAAAAGGCCAGTGCAGGTGCGCTGGCCTTTTCTGTTGCTGCTATATGCTGTACTCATCGCTGCATATTCCGGATATGATCTCCGCTTTAGGTACGTTATAGCGATACCTGTTGCAGGTATATGTTTCAATTATATCTCTGAATATTCCGCAGGTTGCAGGAATATGATCTCTGACCTGGATACATTATGGCTGTACTCCGGCTTTGCCAGCAGGGTTTTCCACTGTGCATCACTGCTGAATGCCTTCCAGTGCTCATCCCTGGAAGCACGATTATCAAAAGTAGTCATGTACATAAGATTCGGCATATGGCTGCCGCTCAATACTTCAGCATAGAACACTGCATTGAAACCAAGTCTTTTGAAGATACTGATCTCATCTCCCTTGTTGAACATATCTACTTTATTGCGGTACAGTTTATCCGTCGGACTTTCATAACTGCGCAATTCGTATATACGTTCACTTTTGGGTCCTTTTAAGCCTGGCAGTTCCATTTTAGTCATGCCCGGAAATGCTTCCAGGATAATGGTTTCCTGGCGTGTATACGTCGGCTTGTCCCATGCTGCGTCAATGAAATCTTTCGCTGCCTGTTGATAAGCACTGTTCTGCAACAATGTTCTCGGCAACTGTAACAACTGCTCAGGCGAATTGCCGGGAATAAAAACATACACTCTGCGATCTGCAGTAGTATCATTACCTACAGGCTTAAATACGCCAACATGCGCAGCACCGGCCTTGTGCAAAGCAGGAATGAGCGCATCTTTCAGGTAGTTGTCCATACGCGTTTCCTGTTCAGCATCTTTCAGATGATAGATCAGGATGCTGTAAAATTCTTTCTTCGAAGGAGCATGATGGGCGGCCTGTAACAAACATGGCAGGAGGAACAGGATCATTCCCAGCGCCAGACCATGAAATCCGTTTAACGAAATGCTTTTTGTTTTCAAGATGTGGAAATTTTAGTCATGAAATATAGTGCGAATTATCCGGCGGTAAAATACAATTTATAGGAGCGGTCAGAGAGTATGACAGCTTTCTCATAAATAAGATAGCGCTAAATAAAACAGCCGCCCTGTGGTACAGGACGGCTGTTAAGTATGTTGATCTGGACGATCTGTCTGAATTATGATTCCTCATCAAACATAGGCTCCTGCGGTTGATCCGGCGGAGGTGTAGGACGGCCACGCTCGCCTCTGTCACCACCATCACGTGGACCACGACGGTCTCCGCGATCACCACCACGGTCATTACGATCTCCGCGAAAATCGCCACGTCCGCCACGGTCTCCTCTGTCGCCACGGCCACCTCTGTCACCGCGATCTCCACGGTCTCCCCTGTCACCACGATCCCCTCTGTCGCCACGCTCGCCACCTTCAGGTCTTTCAACATAACCTTCTGGTTTTGGCATCAGTACACGACGGCTCAGTTTGAACTTACCGGTCTTAGGATCTGTACCTACCAGTTTCACTTTCACCTTTTCACCTTCAGACAGTACACCGTCCATTGTTTCCAGGCGTTTCCATGAAACTTCGGAGATATGCAACAGTCCCTGTTTACCAGGCAGGAATTCTACGAATGCACCGTAAGGCATTACTGATTTTACGGTTGACTCATATACTTCGCCGATCTCAGGAACAGCAACGATACCTTTTATCCATTCGAGAGCCTTCATCAGGCCTTCTTTCTGTGCAGAGAAGATACTTACTTCACCGGTTTCACCAACTTCTTCGATGTTGATGTTTGTACCGGTTTCGCGTTGGATCTCCTGTATCACTTTACCACCTGGTCCGATCACAGCACCGATGAATTCGCGATCAATGATCAGTTTCTCCATACGTGGTGCATGTGGTTTCGGTTCAGGACGTGGCGCTTCCATACATGCATACATTGCATCAATGATATGCAAACGGCCTTTACGAGCCTGTTCCAGCGCTTTACGCATTACGTCCATGCTTAGGCCATCTACCTTGATATCCATCTGGATACCGCAGATACCATCGCGTGTACCGGTTACTTTAAAGTCCATATCACCCAGGTGATCTTCATCTCCGAGGATGTCTGTGAGCACCGCCCATTTTCCATCGGAAGCACGGGAGATCAATCCCATTGCCACACCGGAAACATGCTTCGGAATAGGCACACCTGCATCCATCAGCGCCAGTGAACCGGCACATACGGTAGCCATAGAAGAGGAACCGTTGGATTCGAGGATATCGGATACTACACGTACGGTATAAGCGTATTCGCTGCCCGGCATCATCTGCTTCAGGGAGCGCATCGCCAGGTTACCATGACCTACTTCACGACGGCCGGGGCCACGCATAGGTTTCACCTCACCTGTAGAGAATGGAGGGAAGTTATAGTGCAGTATGAACTTTGAATATTTTGAAGTCGCAGCGCTTTCGATCAGCAGTTCATCATCTGGCGTACCCAGGGTCACGGTAGTGAGTGACTGGGTTTCGCCACGGGTGAACAGGGCGGAACCGTGCGGTGAAGGCAGTACATCCACTTCCATGTTCAGCGGACGTACCTGGTCCAGGCTACGGCCATCCAGGCGAACGGATTCATCCAGGATCATGTTACGGATCACTTCCTTTTCCAGATCATGGAAGTATTTGCCTACCAGTGGAGCATCCTCTTCGGAAAGCTCACCCAGTGATTCAACCAGTTCTTCACTAATCTTGTCGAAGGCATCACCACGGTCGTGTTTAGCGGAAGCAGATTTCGCTACAGCGAGGATGCGGTCTTTAGCAAAAGCAGTTACCTTCGCTTTCAGTTCCTCATTTGCATAAGGCAGGTCAAATGCACGTTTGCCGGTTACACCAGCTTTGTCGCGCAGTTCTTCCTGTGCCTTTACCTGTACCTTGATAGCATTGTGGGCGAATTCGATTGCCTTGATGATATCTTCCTCGCTGCACTCCTTGCTCTCTCCTTCCACCATCATGATGTTCTTGTCAGTAGCACCGATGATGAAGTCCATGTCAGCTTTCTCCAGCGGAGTGCGGTTTGGATTTATAACTAATTGTCCTTCAATTCGGGACACTCTTACTTCTGAAATAATTTCCTGGATGGGCACGTCAGAAACGGCCAATGCTGCAGAAGCAGCGAGACAAGCCAGTGCATCCGGCATCACTTCCGGATCGGAAGAGATGAGGCTCACCAGTACCTGTACTTCGCAGTAGTAATCATCCGGGAAAAGGGGGCGCAACGCGCGGTCGATCAAACGTGAAATTAAAACTTCATAGTCAGACAGCTTTCCTTCGCGCTTGAAGAAGGAACCTGGTATACGTCCTGCAGAAGCAAATTTTTCCTGATAATCAACAGTAAGGGGGAAGAATGATTGTCCGGGTTTTGGAGTTTTAGCTGCAACGACGGTAGCCAACAGGATACAATTGCCCAGACGAACCGTCACAGCACCATCGGCCTGGCGGGCTAACTTGCCAGTTTCAATGGTCACGATCCGGCCATCTCCTATATCGAAATTAACTGAGATAGGTGTCAGATTCATAAAAATGAGAAGATTAAAATGGTATACCTAAAAAAAAACTATTCCCAACCTTATAAGTTGGGAATAGCGCTATAAAAAAGTTCTTATTATTTTCTGAGACCTAATTTCTCAAGCAGAGCGCGGTAGCCTGTGAGGTTAGTTTTAGAAAGGTAGGAAAGCAGACGCTTTCTCTGGCCTACCATCTTCATCAAACCACGGTGTGTAGAAAAGTCCTTTTTGTTTTCTTTCAGGTGACTGGAAATGCTGTTGATACGCTCAGTCAGCAGGGCTATTTGCGCTTCTACAGAGCCGGTATTTTTTTCGCTTCCACCAAATTCTTTAAAAATATTGGCTTTCTTTTCAACAGTTAAGTAAGACATCTTGTAATTAAATAAAAAAATGATAAAGGTTTATTTAGTCGCTATTTTTCCGGGGCAAAGGTAAATCAAATATTGTGAATTAACAATTTCACATAAATTTTACACGAAAGTCACGCTGGCGTGATCTGTTACCTTGCCATTTTCCGTCCTGAGTACCCTGGACGGGAATTTCTGAAGTAATATATAATCGTGGGTAGCCATTACAACTGCTGCCCCCTCTTCCCTGCTGATCCTGAACAGCAACTGCATAATACCGTCAGAGGTTTCAGGGTCCAGGTTACCGGTAGGTTCGTCTGCGAGGATCAGTTTCGGCGAGTTCAGCATCGCCCGGGCGATGTCCACACGCTGCTGCTCACCACCACTCAGCTCATAAGGCATCTTGAACCCCTTGGTATTCAGTCCCACTTTGTCCAAAACATCTTTGATCTTCTCATCCATCTTCTTATTGTCTGTCCAGCCGGTCGCCTTCAGGGCAAATTTCAGGTTATCATACACGGTCCTGTCCGTCAGCAACTGGAAGTCCTGGAATACCACCCCCAGGTTACGGCGCAGATAAGGTACTTTCTTCCAGTCCATCTTCTTCAGATCAAATCCCACCACCTGACCGGCGCCTTCCTTCAAAGCCAGATCCCCGTAAAGGGTCTTTAGCAGGCTGGATTTACCAGTCCCGGTCCTGCCAATCAGGTATACAAATTCTCCTTTATTCACCGTAATGTTCACGTCAGCAAGGATCAGGGAAGTCCCCTGGTAGATATTCACATTGGATAATTGTATAATCGGTTGTTCTGTCATTTCTGCCGTATGGGTTTAATAATAACAAAAATAGCTATTTATCATCATAACCATTCGCCCTCGCCCGATCCATACCGGAATTTCTTTCAGACAAGGGTGGAGATAGTATAGCGATAGCCTGCGATGCTATACCTAAAGGCGCTATAGTCCTACATTACGCCTACTGTTCTATAGCGTTCGCTATAGAACAGTGCCTATAATGCTATAGTATAGAGCCTGTAGGTAGGAGCCTCTACCGGATTCCGAGGCCATATCAAGACTTTCCATGCGCTCATATCGGGGAAGAAATAAGATTTGGGAACGCATCTTCAAGGCGACTTTCGGCTATACGCCACTGTTTTCAGGTTATAGCGATCACCAGAATGGAAACGCCCGGTAAAGCCGGCCGTTCATAGACGAAGAAGGAACGAATAAGCGTCGGATAAGCGACGAAGACGCGACGGCGAAAGTTAAAAATGGCGTCCTAATAACAACTAAAAAAATAGTTTGTAAACTAACTAATTAGTTTTAACTTAGTCACAGCAAGTTAAATTTCACATTATGTCAGCAGTAAAAACATTGACCAAAGCGGAAGAGCAGGTAATGCAGGCCTTGTGGAAAACAGGCCCCGCATTCGTTAAAGACCTGATAGACGTCCTTCCCGAACCCAAGCCACACTACAATACAGTGTCGACCCTCATAAAGATCCTGCAGGACAAAGGCTTTGTGGACTACAAGGCTTACGGTAAATCCTACCAGTACTTTGCCCTGATCAGCAAGGAGGAATACAGCCGGAATACCATGCAAAACTTCGTAAAAGGGTACTTCTCCGGCTCTTTCAAAGACATGGTTTCTTTCTTCGTCAAAGAAAAAGAGATCAGCGTCAACGAACTGGAACAACTACTGGAACAAATTAAGGACTCCAAAAAAGAACAGCCATGATCGCTTATCTTATCAAAATGCTGGTATGCTCCGCCGTACTATATGGTTACTATGCCCTGGCATTGAAAAATAATCCTTTCCACCGCTGGAATAGGGGGTATCTGCTGCTGGCCACTGCCATCTCCATATTCCTGCCCTTGTTGCAGTTCTCCTTTGCCGGCGCGGCTACTCCCGCATATACAGGTCCGCTGGTAACCGTTTACGCCTATATGACAAAAAAAGTCGGGCAGGCCGGCGTTTCCGGTATGACTTCCTGGATCCCGCCGGGCATCTATACCCTGATAGCTTTATTACTGATCAGCAATATGCTGCGGAACTGGCTGTTCATCAAACGTCTCAGAAACCAGGGGGAACAGACCAGCTTTAACAATTACCTGCTGATCAGGCATCCGCAGGTGAAATCTACCTTTTCTTTCTTCGGCAATATCTTCTGGGGAGAAGAGCTTACACCCGACAGCGAAGAAGGTAAACAGGTGCTCCGGCATGAACTGGCACATGTACAAGGCCGCCATACAGCAGACAAACTTTTCCTGCAGCTGTCCTGTGCCGTTTTTTGGTTCAACCCCTTTTTCCACCTTTTTAAAAGGGAACTGGCCATGGTACATGAATTCCTGGCGGATAAAGCCGTGGCAACCGAAAATGCGCCCGACGACTATGCAAGGACATTATTACAAATGACCCTGCAGACCAAGCGCATGCTTCTTGTCAACAGCTTCTCGCAGGCGCCGGTTAAACGCCGCATCCTCATGCTGTTTACACATAAGGCTAATTATGCGCTGATGAAAAAGATCATCATATTCCCGGTGATGGCAGTTCTGGGCTTTTTTATCGGCTGCCAGCAGGACCTGGACCTGCAATCGCCTGTTAAGAGCGGCGCCGCCCTGCTGAATGCTTCAAGATCATCTGCTGCTACAAATTCCTCAGAAAAAGTATTCACTGTCGTAAGCGATCCTCCAACATTTCCTGGCGGGGAAAAGGAACTGGCCAGATTCCTTTCACATAACATCCGCTACCCGAAAACGGCGCAGGCAAACAATACCACCGGTACTGTATTCGTAAAATTTGTGGTAAACGCTGACGGCAACATCTCACAGGTAGAAACGGTAGGTAAATTTATAGGAGATGGTCTTGAAGACGAATCTATGCGCGTGGTAAACGCCATGCCAAAATGGATACCGGGCAAACAGGACGGTGAGAATGTAAGTGTGGAATTTCATCTGCCCATCCGTTACGTATTGCAATAACACTCCATACTCACAACTAAAAACAAAAAGAGGCTGTCGCTATAAGCAGGCAGCCTCTTTCTATTCAGATCAGGTCTTATCCTGAAGATGATCAATTATATACAAACTCTCCATGAGCACTACGTACCGTCACCTGTTTAGCAGTTGCCGGTTCCACCCTGCCCACGATCTGCGCATCAATACTAAAACTCTTGCTGATCCGGATGATATCTGCAGCAATTTCCTCAGGTACATATAATTCCATACGGTGGCCCATATTGAATACCTGGTACATTTCCTTCCAGCCAGTGCCTGACTGTTCCTGGATCAGCTGGAACAAAGGAGGGACCGGGAACAGGTTGTCCTTAATGACATGCAGGTTATCAATGAAGTGCAGCACTTTCGTTTGAGCACCTCCACTGCAATGCACTAATCCGTGTATACGGGAACGATAGGCTTCCAGTACCTGTTTGATCACCGGTGCATAAGTGCGGGTCGGCGACAAAACCAGTCTGCCGGCGTCTATGGCGCCGAAACCAGGAATGTCGATTTTATCGGTCAGCGCTTTCTTTCCGCTGAATATCAACTCGTAAGGTATACCCGGATCATAGCTCTCAGGATACTTTTCAGCCACTTGTTTATTAAACACATCATGACGGGCGGACGTCAGTCCATTGCTGCCCATGCCTCCGTTATAGAATTTTTCGTAAGAGGCCTGTCCGTAAGAAGCCAATCCGACGATCACATCCCCGGCCTGTATAGTATGGTTAGAGATCACTTCTGCTCTTTTCATGCGGCAGGTGACGGTAGAATCTACGATGATGGTCCGCACCAGGTCTCCTACATCTGCAGTCTCCCCGCCGGTGGAGTGAATACTGATGCCATAACCCCGCAACTCTTCCAGTATTTCTTCTGTGCCATTGATGATAGCCGCGATCACTTCACCAGGTATCAGCTGTTTGTTACGGCCGATAGTGGATGATAACAGGATATTTTCAGTGGCGCCTACACAAAGCAGATCGTCAATGTTCATGATGATAGCATCCTGCGCAATGCCCCTCCACACATCCAGGTTGCCTGTTTCTTTCCAGTAGGTATACGCCAGTGATGATTTGGTGCCGGCGCCGTCTGCATGCATAATATTGCAATAATCGTCCTGCCCGCCCAGGATATCGGGTACTATTTTACAGAAAGCTTTCGGAAACAGTCCCTTGTCAATATGCTTAATAGCGTTGTGCACATCCTCTTTTCCGGCTGAAACGCCGCGCTGCGCGTAGATATTCTGATCCACCAGATAATTTTATTAATGAACAATCTGCTGCAAAAGTAACTGATTAGCCACTTATCTGATATCTAAATGTTGTAATTTGCATAGGATTTTGATCGTTTAAGGCAATTTATGCGGATACACAGGGACCTCACCCATTTGCCAGCTTTGAGGCGGGCTGTTATAACAATTGGTACTTTTGACGGCGTTCACAGCGGTCACCGTTATATTATACAGCAATTGCAGGAAACTGCTGCGGCCTGTGACGGGGAATCCGTGATCATTACTTTCGACCCGCATCCCCGGGAAGTGCTGCAACCCGGCGGCGCACCTGTCAAACTGCTCACTACCCTCGAAGAAAAGACCGAACTGCTGGCCAAACAGGGTATTGATCACCTGGTGATCGTACCTTTCACCAGGGAATTCTCAGAACTTTCGGCCCGGGCTTACCTGGAAGATTTCCTGATAGAAAAATTCAACCCCCACACCATCATAATCGGCTACGACCACCGTTTTGGCCACAACCGTGAGGGCGGACTCGAACTCCTGGAGGCAGAACAGAACAGGTATGGATTCCAGCTGGTAGAAATTCCCCAGCAGATCGTCCACGACCTCGCTGTCAGCTCTACCAAGATCCGCAAAAGCCTGCAGGACGGCAATATCCAGCTGGCCAACGAATTGCTTGGTTATCACTATTTCCTGGAAGGAACGGTGATCCATGGCGATAAAATGGGCAGGCAGCTGGGCTACCCTACTGCTAACATTGAATTGCCTGACCCGCGCAAGCTCATTCCTGCACAGGGCATTTACGCTATAAAAGTTTACCTGGACAAACAGCCCTCACC from Chitinophaga filiformis carries:
- a CDS encoding AIR synthase related protein encodes the protein MDQNIYAQRGVSAGKEDVHNAIKHIDKGLFPKAFCKIVPDILGGQDDYCNIMHADGAGTKSSLAYTYWKETGNLDVWRGIAQDAIIMNIDDLLCVGATENILLSSTIGRNKQLIPGEVIAAIINGTEEILEELRGYGISIHSTGGETADVGDLVRTIIVDSTVTCRMKRAEVISNHTIQAGDVIVGLASYGQASYEKFYNGGMGSNGLTSARHDVFNKQVAEKYPESYDPGIPYELIFSGKKALTDKIDIPGFGAIDAGRLVLSPTRTYAPVIKQVLEAYRSRIHGLVHCSGGAQTKVLHFIDNLHVIKDNLFPVPPLFQLIQEQSGTGWKEMYQVFNMGHRMELYVPEEIAADIIRISKSFSIDAQIVGRVEPATAKQVTVRSAHGEFVYN
- a CDS encoding BlaI/MecI/CopY family transcriptional regulator — its product is MSAVKTLTKAEEQVMQALWKTGPAFVKDLIDVLPEPKPHYNTVSTLIKILQDKGFVDYKAYGKSYQYFALISKEEYSRNTMQNFVKGYFSGSFKDMVSFFVKEKEISVNELEQLLEQIKDSKKEQP
- a CDS encoding bifunctional riboflavin kinase/FAD synthetase; translated protein: MRIHRDLTHLPALRRAVITIGTFDGVHSGHRYIIQQLQETAAACDGESVIITFDPHPREVLQPGGAPVKLLTTLEEKTELLAKQGIDHLVIVPFTREFSELSARAYLEDFLIEKFNPHTIIIGYDHRFGHNREGGLELLEAEQNRYGFQLVEIPQQIVHDLAVSSTKIRKSLQDGNIQLANELLGYHYFLEGTVIHGDKMGRQLGYPTANIELPDPRKLIPAQGIYAIKVYLDKQPSPLKGVMSIGTRPTFNGIDLRLEAHIFDFSQEIYDRLLRVEIISYIRANLKFDNIQDLIAQMDKDSLAAKNVLMS
- a CDS encoding TonB family protein, with the protein product MIAYLIKMLVCSAVLYGYYALALKNNPFHRWNRGYLLLATAISIFLPLLQFSFAGAATPAYTGPLVTVYAYMTKKVGQAGVSGMTSWIPPGIYTLIALLLISNMLRNWLFIKRLRNQGEQTSFNNYLLIRHPQVKSTFSFFGNIFWGEELTPDSEEGKQVLRHELAHVQGRHTADKLFLQLSCAVFWFNPFFHLFKRELAMVHEFLADKAVATENAPDDYARTLLQMTLQTKRMLLVNSFSQAPVKRRILMLFTHKANYALMKKIIIFPVMAVLGFFIGCQQDLDLQSPVKSGAALLNASRSSAATNSSEKVFTVVSDPPTFPGGEKELARFLSHNIRYPKTAQANNTTGTVFVKFVVNADGNISQVETVGKFIGDGLEDESMRVVNAMPKWIPGKQDGENVSVEFHLPIRYVLQ